One genomic window of Aliiroseovarius sp. M344 includes the following:
- the choV gene encoding choline ABC transporter ATP-binding protein, with translation MTRITNPKETAGVAVKFENVSIVFGQSPEKALPLMDQGMTRAEIQEATGQVLGVHDCSLTVKEGEILVLMGLSGSGKSTLLRAVNGLNPVVRGAAHVCDGNTLVDVTHADKNTLRRIRARRVAMVFQQFGLLPWRTVRQNVGLGLELDGVSATERKDRVDTQLELVGLSDWADRKVGDLSGGMQQRVGLARAFVTEAPILLMDEPFSALDPLIRTRLQDELLELQQSLKRTIIFVSHDLDEAFKLGDRIAIMEGGRIVQCGTPRDIFTSPADDYVADFVAHMNPLGVLTARDVMTADSSRADVSVDVRDRVADVMTALNGQSELSVTEGGKPVGRITSDDVMKRLLDPRGAA, from the coding sequence ATGACCCGCATAACCAACCCAAAGGAAACCGCAGGCGTCGCCGTAAAGTTCGAGAATGTTTCGATCGTGTTCGGTCAATCGCCCGAAAAGGCCTTGCCTCTGATGGATCAAGGCATGACACGCGCCGAGATACAAGAGGCCACAGGCCAGGTGCTGGGCGTTCACGATTGCTCGCTGACCGTAAAAGAAGGCGAGATCCTTGTCCTTATGGGGCTGTCAGGATCTGGAAAATCGACCCTTTTGCGTGCTGTGAATGGATTGAACCCGGTGGTCCGAGGGGCTGCGCATGTGTGCGACGGCAACACGCTGGTCGATGTGACCCATGCCGACAAGAACACCTTGCGCCGAATCCGTGCGCGCCGCGTGGCAATGGTATTTCAGCAATTTGGCCTGCTGCCTTGGCGTACCGTGCGTCAGAATGTCGGGCTAGGGCTCGAACTTGATGGCGTGTCTGCCACGGAACGCAAAGACCGAGTGGACACTCAGCTGGAACTTGTGGGCCTGTCGGACTGGGCCGACCGCAAGGTTGGCGATCTGTCAGGCGGCATGCAGCAACGCGTCGGGCTGGCCCGCGCTTTTGTCACCGAAGCCCCCATCCTTTTAATGGACGAACCCTTCTCGGCGCTTGACCCATTGATCCGCACGCGACTTCAGGACGAATTGCTTGAGCTACAGCAATCTCTGAAACGCACAATCATCTTTGTGAGTCACGATCTGGACGAAGCGTTCAAACTGGGCGACCGGATCGCCATCATGGAGGGCGGGCGGATCGTTCAATGTGGCACACCGCGCGATATCTTCACTTCCCCCGCCGACGATTATGTCGCGGATTTCGTGGCCCACATGAACCCGCTGGGTGTACTGACGGCGCGCGACGTGATGACCGCAGATAGCAGTCGCGCAGACGTCAGCGTTGATGTGCGTGACCGGGTGGCCGACGTCATGACGGCACTGAACGGTCAATCGGAGCTTTCGGTGACCGAGGGCGGCAAGCCAGTCGGTCGCATTACATCAGACGACGTTATGAAGCGGTTGCTGGATCCGCGCGGCGCGGCCTAA
- a CDS encoding helix-turn-helix transcriptional regulator codes for MRRADRLFQIVQHLRGGRLTTARDLSETLEVSERTIYRDIADLIGSGVPIDGEAGVGYIMRAGYDVPPLMFSRDEVMAVIAGTRLIERMGGAAMAKAAAEALVKIKAVLPEGLEAQANRVEIHAGPNLMPTERDRHFIDQIEAAIDARLRLALTYADEEARKSTRVIRPLALWLWKNGWCVVSWCELREDFRMFRIDRIEAFTTGDPFREERDKGLPALYAQLAERGIDPNE; via the coding sequence ATGCGCCGCGCCGACCGCCTTTTTCAGATCGTTCAACATCTAAGGGGCGGTCGGCTGACCACCGCGCGCGACCTATCCGAAACTCTGGAAGTCAGCGAACGGACGATTTATCGCGACATTGCCGATCTGATCGGTTCTGGTGTTCCCATCGATGGCGAAGCTGGCGTCGGCTATATCATGCGGGCGGGATATGATGTCCCGCCTCTGATGTTTTCACGCGACGAGGTAATGGCCGTGATTGCAGGCACGCGGTTGATCGAACGAATGGGCGGCGCGGCGATGGCAAAAGCGGCGGCTGAAGCGTTGGTCAAAATCAAGGCGGTCCTTCCCGAGGGGCTTGAGGCGCAAGCCAACCGTGTCGAAATCCACGCCGGGCCAAATTTGATGCCCACTGAACGGGACCGTCATTTCATTGATCAGATCGAAGCCGCCATTGATGCCCGTTTGCGCCTTGCCCTGACCTATGCGGACGAAGAGGCGCGCAAAAGCACCCGTGTTATCCGCCCGCTGGCTTTGTGGCTGTGGAAAAACGGATGGTGTGTGGTCAGCTGGTGCGAGCTGCGCGAGGACTTTCGTATGTTCCGCATCGACCGGATCGAGGCGTTCACAACTGGTGACCCCTTTCGCGAAGAGCGCGACAAAGGCCTGCCCGCCCTTTACGCCCAACTGGCTGAACGCGGCATTGATCCGAACGAATAA
- a CDS encoding VOC family protein gives MNTQPIVAWTEIPVSNIKKATAFYNAAFGWTMEVDHTGPAPMAVLGGHMDVAGANLYESDAAKGGQGPRPHITIKTSLEDAMTRWESAGGKVISDPVVIEHGRFVFATDPDGNTLGLFEAKE, from the coding sequence ATGAACACCCAACCGATCGTCGCATGGACAGAAATTCCAGTGTCCAACATCAAAAAAGCAACGGCATTTTACAACGCAGCTTTTGGCTGGACGATGGAGGTCGATCACACCGGCCCGGCCCCCATGGCCGTACTTGGCGGGCACATGGATGTCGCGGGGGCTAATCTTTATGAAAGTGACGCAGCCAAGGGCGGACAAGGGCCGCGTCCTCATATCACAATCAAAACGTCGCTTGAAGACGCGATGACACGTTGGGAAAGCGCCGGTGGCAAAGTTATCAGCGATCCGGTTGTCATCGAACACGGCCGCTTCGTCTTTGCAACCGATCCCGATGGCAATACGCTGGGGCTGTTTGAAGCCAAGGAATAA
- the polA gene encoding DNA polymerase I: MSFGKGCHLHLVDGSAFIFRAYHALPPLTRKSDGLPIGAVAGFCNMLFKFVEDNTGPDAPTHVAVIFDYSGKSFRNDMYPLYKANRPPAPEDLVPQFPLTRDATRAFNIACIEKEGFEADDIIATLAKRADEAGARVTILSSDKDLMQLVGGGVEMLDPMKNKRIGVEGVEEKFGVGPDRVVDVQALAGDSVDNVPGAPGIGIKTAALLINEYGDLETLLSRAEEIKQPKRRQSLIDNVDQIRISRDLVKLDDAMDMDVAFDDLELRDPEAETLLTFLAEMEFRTLTNRVANKLGVESPEIKSVEPDGGATTTLEMPEINPDAYEWVKDATALNAWVDRIMARGYVAFDTETTGLDEMRAELVGISLAVEPGEACYIPIIHKASQTDDLFGGADLAEGQMPLDEVLAILKPVLEDPAILKIGQNMKYDAKILARNGVNIAPIDDTMLMSYAQNAGLHNHGMDALSDRYLGHTPISIKSLLGTGKSAITFDRVPVEDAVKYAAEDADVTLRLWHYLKPRLHSAKVTRVYERLERPLVPVLAQMEMTGIKVDREVLSRMSNAFAQKMAGFEADLYQIAGKEFNVQSPAQVGEILFDQMGLEGGKRTKSGQWSTPADVLADLATEHDFAARVLDYRQLQKLKSTYTDALQDHIHPETGRVHTSYSIAGANTGRLASTDPNLQNIPVRSEEGRRIREAFVAPEGTKLISLDYSQIELRILAHVAGIDALKQAFREGQDIHAMTASEMFDVPMDEMTPDIRRQAKAINFGVIYGISGFGLARNLRIPRAEAQGFIDRYFERFPGIRQYMDDTVAFAKEHKRVETLFGRQIHTPEIDAKGPHAGFAKRAAINAPIQGTAADIIRRAMIRMPDAIAKLPAKMLLQVHDELIFEVEDGAVDEVIEVVRGVMEGAAEPAVKLDLPLTVDAGTGMNWAEAH, encoded by the coding sequence ATGAGCTTCGGTAAAGGTTGTCATCTGCATTTGGTCGACGGATCGGCCTTCATCTTCCGCGCCTATCATGCGCTGCCGCCGTTGACGCGTAAATCCGACGGGCTGCCCATCGGTGCTGTCGCGGGTTTTTGCAACATGCTGTTCAAGTTTGTCGAGGACAATACGGGCCCCGATGCGCCGACCCATGTGGCGGTGATCTTTGACTATTCAGGCAAGTCCTTTCGCAATGATATGTATCCGCTCTATAAGGCCAACCGTCCGCCCGCGCCTGAAGACCTTGTGCCCCAATTTCCCCTGACCCGTGACGCAACGCGCGCTTTCAATATCGCCTGCATTGAGAAAGAAGGGTTTGAGGCAGACGACATCATCGCGACCCTTGCCAAACGAGCCGACGAAGCGGGGGCGCGGGTGACGATCTTGTCGTCGGACAAGGATCTGATGCAGTTGGTTGGTGGTGGGGTCGAAATGCTCGACCCTATGAAAAACAAACGCATTGGCGTGGAAGGCGTCGAAGAAAAGTTCGGCGTTGGTCCGGATCGTGTTGTGGACGTTCAGGCGCTGGCTGGGGACAGTGTGGATAACGTGCCGGGCGCGCCGGGGATCGGCATCAAGACAGCCGCTCTTTTGATCAACGAATATGGAGATCTTGAAACACTTCTGTCCCGCGCGGAAGAGATTAAACAGCCGAAACGCCGGCAATCCCTGATCGACAACGTGGATCAAATCCGCATCAGCCGCGATCTTGTGAAACTTGACGACGCCATGGATATGGACGTCGCGTTTGATGATCTTGAGTTGCGGGACCCCGAAGCAGAAACGCTTTTGACGTTCCTGGCTGAAATGGAGTTTCGCACCCTCACCAACCGGGTCGCAAACAAGCTTGGTGTCGAAAGCCCCGAGATTAAAAGTGTCGAACCTGATGGCGGTGCAACGACGACCCTGGAAATGCCCGAGATAAATCCCGACGCCTATGAATGGGTGAAAGATGCGACGGCCCTGAACGCATGGGTCGACCGGATCATGGCACGCGGCTATGTGGCTTTTGACACCGAAACGACCGGCCTTGACGAAATGCGGGCCGAGCTTGTCGGCATTTCGCTGGCAGTTGAGCCGGGCGAGGCGTGCTATATCCCCATTATCCACAAAGCCAGTCAGACAGATGACCTGTTCGGCGGTGCCGATCTGGCCGAGGGCCAAATGCCGTTGGATGAGGTTTTGGCGATCCTGAAACCGGTTTTGGAGGATCCCGCGATCCTGAAAATCGGCCAGAACATGAAATACGATGCGAAGATATTGGCGCGCAATGGCGTCAACATTGCGCCGATCGACGACACCATGCTGATGTCCTACGCGCAGAATGCCGGGCTGCATAATCACGGTATGGATGCGCTGTCGGATCGGTATTTGGGCCACACGCCCATCTCGATCAAATCCCTTCTTGGTACGGGAAAGTCAGCGATCACCTTCGACCGCGTGCCGGTCGAGGATGCCGTCAAATATGCGGCGGAAGATGCGGATGTTACGCTGCGCCTGTGGCATTACCTAAAGCCGCGGCTGCACAGTGCAAAAGTGACCCGCGTGTATGAGCGGCTTGAACGCCCGCTGGTGCCCGTGCTGGCGCAGATGGAGATGACAGGCATCAAGGTTGATCGCGAAGTCCTGTCGCGCATGTCCAACGCTTTCGCACAGAAGATGGCAGGGTTTGAAGCGGACCTTTATCAGATCGCCGGTAAAGAGTTTAACGTTCAAAGCCCGGCTCAAGTGGGCGAAATACTGTTTGACCAGATGGGGCTGGAGGGCGGCAAGCGTACCAAGTCCGGCCAGTGGTCAACGCCCGCCGATGTGCTGGCCGATTTGGCAACCGAGCATGATTTCGCCGCCCGTGTTCTGGATTACCGGCAGCTCCAGAAGCTGAAATCGACTTACACCGATGCTTTGCAGGATCACATCCACCCGGAAACTGGTCGGGTGCACACGTCTTACTCAATTGCTGGGGCGAACACGGGGCGGTTGGCCTCGACCGACCCGAATTTGCAGAACATTCCCGTCCGGTCTGAAGAAGGACGCCGTATCCGCGAAGCCTTTGTGGCCCCGGAAGGTACCAAACTGATCAGTTTGGATTACAGTCAGATCGAATTGCGTATCCTTGCCCATGTGGCGGGGATTGATGCGCTGAAGCAGGCGTTTCGTGAAGGGCAGGACATCCACGCAATGACCGCGTCCGAGATGTTCGACGTGCCAATGGATGAGATGACACCGGACATTCGCCGTCAGGCAAAGGCGATCAACTTCGGTGTGATCTATGGCATCTCTGGCTTCGGCCTTGCTCGGAATCTACGCATCCCGCGGGCCGAGGCGCAGGGCTTCATTGATCGGTATTTCGAGCGGTTCCCCGGAATTCGCCAGTATATGGACGACACCGTGGCGTTTGCCAAAGAACACAAACGGGTCGAAACGCTGTTTGGCCGCCAGATCCATACGCCAGAGATTGACGCCAAAGGCCCACATGCGGGCTTTGCCAAGCGCGCCGCCATCAATGCCCCCATCCAAGGCACAGCGGCGGATATCATCCGCCGCGCCATGATCCGTATGCCCGACGCCATCGCCAAATTGCCCGCGAAGATGTTGTTGCAGGTGCACGACGAATTGATTTTTGAAGTCGAAGATGGCGCTGTGGATGAGGTGATCGAGGTCGTTCGCGGCGTGATGGAAGGTGCTGCTGAACCTGCGGTGAAGCTTGACCTGCCGCTGACGGTCGATGCAGGCACCGGCATGAACTGGGCGGAAGCGCACTGA
- the choW gene encoding choline ABC transporter permease subunit, giving the protein MDWLTETKIPVGKTAKRLFDWLQEAGEPFFDWLSWLMELLIDGILWVLQTPHPLLITAVFVAITWILQRNWKTCLLVFLGFLFILNQDYWEETTESLTLVLSACVVCMAVGTPIGIAAAHRPRLFRAMRPVLDLMQTLPTFVYLIPAIVFFGIGMVPGLIATVIFVLPAPIRLTHLGVSSTPSALLEAAQAFGATPRQILWKVELPFALPQIMAGLNQTIMLSLSMVVIAALVGADGLGVPVVRALNQVNTALGFESGFIIVVVAIMLDRILRVER; this is encoded by the coding sequence ATGGACTGGCTGACCGAAACAAAGATACCCGTGGGCAAGACCGCCAAACGCCTGTTTGACTGGCTTCAGGAAGCGGGAGAGCCATTCTTTGACTGGCTCAGCTGGCTGATGGAATTGCTGATTGATGGCATCCTCTGGGTTCTGCAAACGCCGCATCCTCTTCTTATCACAGCGGTTTTCGTGGCCATCACATGGATTTTGCAACGCAATTGGAAGACCTGCCTGCTGGTGTTCTTAGGGTTCCTGTTCATCCTCAACCAAGACTATTGGGAAGAAACAACCGAAAGCCTGACGCTGGTGCTGTCAGCCTGTGTCGTCTGCATGGCGGTCGGCACGCCTATTGGCATTGCAGCGGCGCACCGCCCCCGCCTGTTTCGCGCTATGCGCCCGGTTCTGGACCTGATGCAAACGCTACCCACCTTTGTCTACCTGATCCCTGCCATCGTCTTTTTCGGCATCGGCATGGTGCCGGGCCTGATCGCCACAGTGATCTTCGTTCTGCCCGCCCCCATTCGCCTAACCCATCTGGGAGTCAGCTCGACCCCGTCAGCGTTGCTCGAGGCCGCCCAAGCGTTTGGCGCAACCCCGCGCCAGATCCTTTGGAAAGTCGAACTGCCTTTTGCCCTGCCACAGATTATGGCTGGCCTGAACCAGACCATCATGCTGTCACTGTCAATGGTGGTGATTGCCGCCTTGGTTGGCGCGGATGGGCTTGGCGTACCGGTTGTGCGGGCCTTGAACCAAGTGAACACCGCACTTGGGTTTGAAAGCGGGTTTATCATCGTCGTTGTGGCGATCATGCTCGACCGAATTTTGCGAGTGGAGCGTTGA
- a CDS encoding choline ABC transporter substrate-binding protein, translating to MNLKTTLSAIALSAAATTAFADNHCEEVVFSDVGWTDITATTAATTVVLGALGYDTDIKVLSVPVTYTSMAEGDIDVFLGNWMPTMEADIAPYREAGTVDTVRMNLDGAKYTLAVNKAAMDMGIKDFADIAANSDALEGKIYGIEPGNDGNRLIQSMIDGNAFGLEGFEVVESSEQGMLAQVARADKKGEPVVFLGWEPHPMNANFDMGYLTGGDDFFGPNLGGAQVMTNTRKGYVEDCANVGKLLQNLEFSLAMENEIMGAILNDGETPADAASAWLKANPDAVMSWLDGVTTVDGGDSVAAVKGALGL from the coding sequence ATGAACCTCAAGACAACTCTTTCTGCCATTGCACTTTCAGCAGCAGCAACAACCGCCTTTGCCGACAATCACTGTGAAGAAGTGGTGTTCTCGGATGTTGGCTGGACCGACATCACGGCTACAACCGCGGCGACGACCGTCGTACTTGGCGCTTTGGGCTATGACACTGATATCAAGGTGCTGTCGGTGCCCGTAACTTACACCTCGATGGCCGAGGGTGACATCGATGTGTTCCTTGGCAACTGGATGCCCACCATGGAAGCGGATATCGCGCCCTATCGCGAGGCCGGCACAGTTGACACCGTCCGCATGAACCTTGACGGCGCGAAATACACACTTGCTGTCAACAAGGCCGCGATGGATATGGGCATCAAGGATTTCGCCGACATTGCCGCCAACAGCGATGCGCTGGAGGGCAAGATTTATGGGATCGAGCCTGGCAACGATGGCAACCGCCTGATTCAATCGATGATCGACGGCAACGCCTTTGGGCTTGAGGGCTTCGAAGTTGTCGAAAGCTCGGAACAAGGCATGCTGGCGCAAGTTGCGCGCGCCGACAAAAAAGGCGAGCCGGTTGTTTTCCTTGGTTGGGAACCGCACCCGATGAACGCCAATTTCGACATGGGCTATCTGACTGGTGGCGATGACTTCTTCGGCCCTAATCTGGGTGGCGCACAGGTTATGACCAACACCCGCAAGGGCTATGTCGAAGATTGCGCCAACGTCGGCAAGTTGCTGCAAAACCTCGAGTTCTCGCTGGCGATGGAGAACGAAATCATGGGCGCGATCCTGAACGATGGTGAAACCCCTGCTGATGCGGCCAGCGCTTGGCTGAAGGCCAACCCTGACGCCGTCATGTCGTGGCTCGACGGCGTGACCACGGTTGATGGTGGTGACAGCGTTGCCGCAGTCAAAGGCGCCTTGGGTCTGTAA
- the betC gene encoding choline-sulfatase, whose protein sequence is MSNPNILIIMVDQLNGTLFPDGPADWLHAPNLKKLAARSVRFQNAYTASPLCAPGRASFMSGLLPRRTKVYDNAAEFASDIPTYAHHLRRAGYQTALSGKMHFVGPDQMHGFEERLTTDIYPADFGWTPDYRKPGERIDWWYHNMGSVTGAGVAEISNQMEYDDEVAYNACSKLYDLARGHDDRPWCLTVSFTHPHDPYVARRKYWDLYEDCEHLLPEVPAMDYNDHDPHAKRIFDANDWRNFDITEEDIRRSRRAYFANISYLDDKVGEMLDVMERTRQDAIILFVSDHGDMLGERGLWFKMNFYEGSARVPLMISAPGLTPGLVDAPVSTLDVTPTLADLAGISLEDVKPWVDGETLVPLAQGEGRDSPVAMEYAAEASYAPLVSLRYGPWKYTRCALDPDQLFNITDDPHELTNLAGDPAHLGTLNSLRAKSEARWDLSAYDAEVRESQARRWVVYEALRNGAYFPWDYQPLQKASERYMRNHMNLDTLEEGQRFPRGE, encoded by the coding sequence ATGAGCAATCCCAACATCCTGATTATCATGGTCGACCAATTGAACGGCACGTTGTTCCCGGATGGTCCGGCCGACTGGCTGCATGCGCCCAACTTGAAAAAGCTGGCCGCCCGGTCGGTGCGGTTTCAAAATGCATATACCGCCAGCCCACTTTGCGCCCCGGGGCGGGCAAGTTTCATGTCTGGCCTGCTGCCACGTCGCACTAAGGTTTATGACAATGCAGCCGAGTTCGCCTCGGACATACCGACCTATGCCCATCATTTGCGCCGGGCGGGATATCAGACAGCGCTGTCTGGCAAAATGCACTTCGTCGGCCCTGACCAAATGCACGGGTTCGAAGAGCGGCTGACCACTGACATTTATCCCGCCGATTTCGGCTGGACCCCGGATTACCGCAAGCCCGGTGAGAGGATCGACTGGTGGTATCACAACATGGGGTCGGTGACCGGGGCAGGCGTCGCCGAGATCTCGAACCAGATGGAGTATGATGACGAGGTCGCCTATAACGCCTGTTCCAAGCTGTATGATCTGGCACGTGGACATGATGACCGCCCGTGGTGCCTGACCGTCAGCTTCACCCACCCGCACGATCCCTACGTTGCCCGACGCAAATACTGGGACCTCTATGAGGATTGCGAACACCTTCTGCCAGAGGTGCCCGCAATGGATTACAACGATCACGATCCGCACGCCAAGCGCATCTTTGACGCCAATGACTGGCGCAATTTTGACATCACAGAAGAAGATATCCGCCGCTCGCGCCGCGCCTATTTCGCCAATATCTCATATCTGGACGACAAGGTCGGCGAAATGCTGGATGTGATGGAGCGTACCCGGCAGGATGCGATCATCCTGTTTGTGTCGGATCACGGCGACATGCTGGGCGAGCGTGGATTGTGGTTCAAGATGAACTTCTATGAGGGCTCTGCTCGTGTTCCGCTGATGATTTCAGCCCCCGGACTGACGCCGGGATTGGTTGACGCGCCGGTGTCGACGCTGGATGTCACCCCTACGCTGGCTGATCTGGCGGGAATTTCGCTGGAGGACGTGAAGCCATGGGTGGATGGCGAGACACTGGTGCCTTTGGCCCAAGGCGAGGGTCGGGATAGCCCCGTCGCAATGGAATATGCCGCAGAGGCGTCATATGCCCCACTTGTCTCATTACGATATGGACCATGGAAATATACCCGCTGCGCGTTGGATCCCGATCAACTTTTCAACATTACTGACGATCCGCATGAATTGACCAATCTTGCGGGCGACCCGGCACATTTGGGCACATTGAACAGCCTGCGCGCAAAGTCAGAAGCCCGTTGGGACCTGTCTGCATATGATGCGGAAGTGCGCGAAAGCCAGGCGCGGCGCTGGGTGGTCTATGAGGCGTTGCGCAATGGCGCCTATTTCCCTTGGGACTATCAGCCGCTGCAAAAAGCGTCGGAACGCTACATGCGCAACCACATGAATTTGGACACTTTGGAAGAAGGCCAGCGGTTCCCCCGTGGGGAATAG
- the betI gene encoding choline-responsive transcriptional repressor BetI, with product MPKLGMEPIRRGALVQATIHEIGRAGSLDVTVTQIAKRAGVSSALAHHYFGGKEQIFLAAMRHILSVYSAQVRAALLGAKGPRERVEAIIRANFEAGNFRPEVISAWLNFYVMSQSNDGARRLLRVYQHRLHSNLVYDLRPLVGEAAHDVADTIGSMIDGLYIRHALREETPSGVRACDRVLACLDLILEQRA from the coding sequence ATGCCCAAGCTTGGAATGGAGCCGATCCGGCGCGGTGCGTTGGTACAAGCCACGATCCACGAGATTGGGCGCGCGGGGAGCCTGGACGTCACGGTGACGCAGATTGCCAAAAGGGCAGGTGTGTCCAGCGCGTTGGCGCATCACTATTTTGGCGGCAAAGAACAGATCTTTCTGGCCGCCATGCGTCACATTCTGTCTGTCTACAGTGCACAGGTGCGCGCTGCGCTTTTGGGCGCAAAGGGCCCGCGCGAGCGTGTGGAAGCGATCATCCGCGCCAATTTCGAAGCAGGAAACTTTCGACCCGAAGTCATCAGCGCCTGGCTGAATTTCTATGTAATGTCGCAAAGCAATGACGGCGCGCGCCGGTTGCTTCGGGTCTATCAACACCGGCTGCACTCAAACCTCGTTTACGATCTGCGGCCTTTGGTTGGAGAGGCAGCGCATGACGTGGCTGACACGATCGGCTCGATGATCGACGGGCTTTATATCCGCCACGCCCTGCGCGAAGAAACCCCAAGCGGCGTGCGTGCGTGCGACAGGGTGCTGGCTTGTTTGGACTTGATTTTGGAGCAACGCGCATGA
- a CDS encoding YdcH family protein, with the protein MSHTPHELHEEFPELAEKMTVLKQADAHFAKLADEYHELNRAVHRAETNVEPTDQFNEEEMRKKRAVLKDEIYRMLTAA; encoded by the coding sequence ATGTCCCACACGCCGCACGAACTGCATGAAGAGTTTCCGGAACTGGCTGAAAAAATGACCGTGTTGAAGCAGGCTGACGCTCATTTTGCCAAACTGGCTGATGAGTACCACGAGTTGAACCGCGCCGTGCACCGCGCCGAAACCAATGTCGAGCCGACCGATCAGTTCAATGAAGAAGAAATGCGCAAGAAGCGCGCTGTCCTGAAAGACGAAATCTATCGGATGCTGACGGCAGCCTAA
- the betA gene encoding choline dehydrogenase encodes MQAEYIIVGAGSAGCAMAYRLAEAGKRVLVIEHGGTDAGPFIQMPAALSYPMNMKLYDWGFKTEPEPHLDGRILVTPRGKVIGGSSSINGMVYVRGHARDFDSWAEMGAVGWAYADVLPYYKRMESWHDGGHGGDADWRGSDGPLHVTRGPRANLLYHAFVEAGKQAGYPVTGDYNGQQQEGFGPMEQTVWRGRRWSAANAYLRPALKHDNCELIRAFVRKVVIEDGRAVGVEVERGGKIEVIRAEAEVIIAASSINSPKLLMLSGIGPAAHLAEHGIEVVADRPGVGQNLQDHLEVYMQYAAKKPITLYRYWNLFWKGILGARWLFTKTGLGASNQFESAAFIRSRAGIEYPDIQYHFLPMAVRYDGKAAAEGHGFQAHTGPMRSPSRGEITLKSADPNEAPRIFFNYMSTDQDWQDFRTCIRLTREIFAQDAFKDHVKHEIQPGNALQTDDEIDSFIREHAESAYHPCGTCRIGRADDPNAVVDPELRVIGVDGLRVADSSVFPQITNGNLNAPSIMVGEKASDHILGRRLPSSNEEPWIHPNWKNSQR; translated from the coding sequence ATGCAAGCAGAATATATCATCGTAGGTGCGGGCAGCGCCGGGTGCGCCATGGCATATCGGCTGGCCGAAGCTGGAAAACGTGTGCTGGTCATCGAACATGGTGGCACCGATGCAGGCCCCTTCATCCAGATGCCAGCGGCGCTGAGCTACCCCATGAATATGAAGCTTTATGACTGGGGGTTCAAAACCGAGCCGGAGCCCCATCTGGATGGGCGCATCCTTGTCACGCCGCGTGGCAAGGTGATCGGTGGCTCCAGCTCAATCAACGGTATGGTTTACGTGCGTGGACACGCGCGCGATTTTGATAGCTGGGCCGAAATGGGGGCGGTCGGCTGGGCCTATGCTGACGTGCTGCCGTATTATAAGCGAATGGAGAGCTGGCACGATGGCGGCCATGGTGGCGACGCAGATTGGCGCGGCTCAGATGGCCCCCTGCACGTCACCCGAGGCCCGCGGGCCAACCTTCTTTATCACGCCTTTGTTGAGGCAGGAAAACAGGCCGGTTATCCGGTGACTGGCGACTATAATGGTCAGCAGCAAGAGGGTTTCGGCCCAATGGAACAAACCGTTTGGCGCGGGCGGCGCTGGTCGGCAGCCAATGCTTATCTGCGCCCTGCGCTGAAGCATGACAATTGCGAACTGATCCGGGCTTTTGTCCGTAAGGTGGTGATCGAAGATGGTCGCGCCGTGGGTGTTGAAGTCGAACGTGGTGGCAAAATCGAGGTGATCCGCGCCGAGGCTGAGGTGATCATCGCGGCAAGCTCGATCAACTCACCCAAGCTTTTGATGCTGTCGGGTATTGGCCCCGCCGCGCATCTGGCCGAGCACGGCATAGAGGTCGTCGCCGACCGTCCCGGTGTCGGGCAGAATCTTCAGGATCATCTTGAAGTCTATATGCAATACGCGGCCAAAAAGCCGATTACCTTGTATCGGTATTGGAACTTGTTTTGGAAGGGCATTCTTGGCGCGCGCTGGCTGTTCACCAAAACCGGGTTGGGCGCGTCCAACCAGTTTGAAAGTGCCGCTTTCATCCGGTCGCGGGCGGGTATCGAGTACCCCGATATCCAATATCACTTTCTGCCGATGGCGGTGCGATATGACGGAAAAGCAGCCGCAGAGGGGCATGGTTTCCAAGCCCACACTGGCCCCATGCGGTCGCCCTCGCGCGGTGAGATTACCTTGAAAAGCGCGGATCCCAACGAAGCGCCGCGCATCTTCTTCAACTACATGTCCACCGATCAGGATTGGCAGGACTTTCGCACATGTATCCGCCTGACCCGCGAAATCTTTGCGCAAGACGCGTTCAAAGATCATGTGAAGCACGAGATTCAGCCGGGCAATGCGCTGCAAACCGATGATGAGATCGACAGCTTTATTCGCGAACATGCGGAAAGCGCCTATCATCCTTGCGGCACCTGCCGTATCGGCCGTGCAGACGACCCTAATGCGGTTGTCGACCCAGAACTGAGGGTCATTGGCGTGGATGGCTTGCGGGTGGCTGACAGCTCTGTCTTTCCGCAAATTACCAACGGCAATTTGAATGCGCCGTCAATCATGGTGGGCGAAAAGGCGTCGGATCATATTCTGGGGCGGCGATTGCCATCGTCAAACGAGGAACCGTGGATACATCCCAACTGGAAAAATTCTCAGCGGTGA